One region of Verrucomicrobiota bacterium genomic DNA includes:
- a CDS encoding sigma-70 family RNA polymerase sigma factor, whose product MILDAANRQSPDAKQALEQLCATYWPPLYAFIRRRGRSPADAKDLTQGFFAELLSRDGLQTVHPAKGRFRTFLLTCLENFLSNERDKSQAQKRGGNAAFISIDEALAEERYRLLPATVADPAQLLDRAWANVVIEQVLQQLKAQCAAAGKATVFDVLHNFITGDAVRGDYAAAAARLQMTEATARKAAHDLRADFRRLLFREIGRTVDNVAGIEDEIRQLFALFAR is encoded by the coding sequence ATGATCCTGGACGCCGCGAACCGTCAGTCGCCCGACGCAAAGCAAGCTTTGGAGCAACTCTGCGCAACCTACTGGCCTCCACTCTACGCCTTCATCCGGCGGCGCGGACGCAGTCCTGCCGATGCAAAAGACCTCACTCAGGGATTTTTTGCGGAGTTACTTTCGCGCGACGGTCTGCAAACGGTCCACCCGGCCAAAGGCCGGTTCCGCACGTTCCTGCTCACCTGCCTTGAGAATTTTCTCAGCAACGAACGCGACAAATCCCAAGCGCAGAAACGTGGCGGCAACGCTGCGTTCATTTCCATCGACGAAGCTCTGGCCGAGGAACGTTACCGCCTGTTACCGGCCACAGTCGCAGACCCAGCTCAACTCCTCGACCGCGCGTGGGCCAACGTCGTAATCGAACAAGTCCTCCAACAATTGAAAGCGCAGTGCGCCGCCGCTGGTAAGGCCACCGTGTTTGACGTGTTGCACAACTTCATCACAGGCGATGCCGTCCGTGGCGATTATGCAGCGGCCGCCGCCCGACTGCAAATGACCGAGGCCACCGCCCGCAAGGCCGCGCACGATTTGCGCGCTGATTTCCGCCGGTTGCTCTTTCGCGAAATCGGCCGCACGGTGGACAATGTCGCGGGAATCGAAGACGAAATTCGCCAGTTGTTTGCGCTCTTTGCCAGATAA
- a CDS encoding ABC transporter substrate-binding protein: protein MEQRTLTLGHSPDPDDAFMFYGLAKGLIPTHGFSFQHVLQDIQTLNERATRGELDISAISIHSYAYVSDQYALLPSGASMGDGYGPMLVGKQKFTKAEIARNKIAVPGTLTSAFLALQLWLDKSAKDFNYVVVPFDQIFQAVLSGTAEVGLIIHEGQLTYRNEGLQVCEDLGVWWGRENDGLPLPLGGNVIHKRFEPTVRKTISEILTASIQYSLDHRAVAVEHALQYARDMGRDLADQFVGMYVNHWTLDYREKGRESIRRFLGLAFERGLIPHRQELEFVV, encoded by the coding sequence ATGGAACAACGCACCTTAACCCTCGGCCACTCGCCCGACCCTGATGATGCGTTTATGTTTTATGGCTTGGCGAAGGGGCTAATCCCGACGCACGGGTTCAGTTTTCAGCACGTTTTGCAGGACATCCAGACGCTCAACGAGCGGGCCACGCGTGGTGAATTGGACATCTCGGCCATCAGCATTCATTCCTACGCGTACGTCAGCGACCAGTATGCTTTGCTGCCGAGCGGCGCGAGCATGGGCGATGGTTACGGGCCAATGCTCGTCGGAAAGCAGAAGTTCACCAAGGCCGAAATCGCGCGCAACAAAATCGCGGTGCCCGGCACATTGACCAGCGCGTTTCTGGCTTTGCAACTCTGGCTCGACAAGAGCGCGAAAGACTTCAATTACGTCGTTGTGCCGTTCGACCAGATTTTTCAAGCGGTCCTTTCGGGCACGGCGGAAGTTGGATTAATCATTCACGAAGGGCAACTCACGTATCGCAACGAAGGCTTGCAGGTTTGTGAAGACCTCGGCGTCTGGTGGGGCCGCGAAAATGACGGCTTGCCCTTACCGCTGGGCGGCAATGTGATTCATAAACGTTTCGAGCCAACGGTTCGCAAAACGATTTCCGAGATTCTGACCGCGAGCATTCAATACAGCCTCGATCATCGCGCGGTTGCCGTAGAGCACGCGCTGCAATACGCTCGCGACATGGGTCGCGATCTGGCGGACCAGTTTGTGGGGATGTATGTAAACCACTGGACACTGGACTACCGGGAGAAGGGGCGCGAATCCATCCGCCGATTCCTGGGACTTGCTTTTGAACGAGGGCTGATTCCGCACCGGCAGGAGTTGGAGTTTGTTGTGTGA
- a CDS encoding DNRLRE domain-containing protein yields MNSIRLGNNFKVILLAGLCLATVRATAVWVTKPPSADTSLIEVAPTNNNGGQAWVLSGRTQNGTRNRGLFKFDFTDIPTNAVILSVAFVVEVTQVPSAGQANSTFGLHRMLRPWGEGDKSATNSGTFGQGLPASPGEATWLHSFYPTNEWSAPGGAADADFSSIESSFQFIAGLGSYRFEFTPELAADVQGWVNHPESNYGWLLLCGDEDTIFTSRRFGSREDPNAPPSLELEYVVPPRIDAAKLVDNHFELHFTAWQGQSYTVQFSDVIAPANTWSNLADISAPPETTNLVVTDFTSLGQRFYRLGTQ; encoded by the coding sequence TTGAATTCAATTCGTTTGGGAAATAACTTCAAGGTCATCCTCCTGGCCGGGCTGTGCCTCGCCACGGTGCGGGCGACGGCAGTCTGGGTCACCAAACCGCCCTCGGCGGACACGAGCCTGATCGAGGTCGCGCCCACCAACAACAATGGCGGCCAGGCCTGGGTGTTGTCCGGGAGGACCCAAAACGGCACGCGGAATCGTGGGTTGTTCAAATTTGACTTCACCGACATTCCCACCAACGCCGTCATCCTCTCAGTGGCCTTCGTGGTTGAAGTCACGCAGGTGCCGAGCGCCGGCCAGGCCAACTCAACCTTCGGGCTGCACCGCATGTTGCGACCTTGGGGTGAAGGTGACAAATCTGCCACCAACTCGGGCACCTTTGGGCAAGGACTGCCGGCCAGCCCGGGCGAAGCCACCTGGTTGCACAGTTTTTATCCCACCAACGAGTGGTCCGCTCCGGGCGGGGCCGCCGACGCGGACTTTTCGAGCATCGAAAGTTCCTTCCAATTCATCGCTGGCCTCGGCTCCTATCGCTTTGAATTCACACCCGAGCTGGCAGCCGACGTGCAAGGATGGGTGAACCACCCGGAATCCAATTACGGCTGGCTGCTGCTCTGCGGCGATGAAGACACGATCTTCACCTCTCGCCGCTTCGGCTCGCGCGAAGATCCCAACGCTCCCCCCAGCCTCGAACTTGAGTATGTTGTGCCGCCGCGAATTGACGCCGCGAAACTGGTGGACAACCACTTCGAACTGCACTTCACCGCGTGGCAAGGGCAATCCTACACCGTGCAATTCAGTGACGTCATTGCGCCTGCCAATACGTGGTCCAACCTGGCCGATATCAGCGCGCCACCGGAGACCACGAACCTCGTTGTCACCGACTTCACTTCACTTGGTCAACGCTTCTACCGGCTCGGCACCCAATAG
- a CDS encoding DUF1501 domain-containing protein: MHSFNLISRRSFLDRSFKTSLAIALSTLTDIPFVMKRALAEGSIGANGKKILFIWLRFGNDGLNNIIPIEDPQYAAIRSTIEIQKEAGLDYSASGPCFDATQLTLNGVPRTSVDNTYSYNKAISLGNGFAALHPSLKFLAPVYNAGDLALIHRVAYPKQSRSHFDSQNYWENGNPNNNLSKDGIFYRTIIESGLANTAPLTGISVQSALPLILRGSQAAMTNLTSPTRYDLLGIPTNTGDNKAFNAIAAANYYPFADKRNRELLDLQHENMTNTLRIFAGIDFSDTGNIFRDDVKSDNDVDWYPGTSNDAQGYYLFPTSDNKNGGYRRPGSPATFNAAKRVVPQNQQNFFNNLKAAAMILNKTDAIIAGTEIGGFDTHQTQGGVTGAHANLLQAVGWSMYALRKYFTLYAEKVNWNDVVVVTLSEFGRTAVENSDNGTDHAEAGVMYVAGGGVQGYGQGNPTGVFGCHPGEFGTGDVKNWVVGSRTSSLSTCDTMYAAGFPLSTNPVAAGYLRRSCDYRSVLGEIIRKHLGATQNQLNNIIPGYANAGENLLNGGTSSVDGVAIRGEVGIL; this comes from the coding sequence ATGCACAGTTTCAACCTCATCTCCCGTCGCAGCTTCCTCGACCGTTCGTTCAAGACCAGCCTCGCCATCGCGCTGTCCACGCTGACGGACATCCCGTTCGTCATGAAACGCGCGCTGGCCGAAGGCAGCATCGGCGCCAATGGCAAGAAAATCCTCTTCATCTGGCTGCGTTTCGGCAACGACGGTCTCAACAACATCATTCCCATCGAGGACCCACAGTATGCGGCGATCCGCTCGACCATCGAGATTCAAAAGGAAGCGGGGCTGGATTACAGCGCGAGCGGCCCTTGCTTTGACGCCACGCAACTGACGCTGAACGGCGTCCCGCGAACGTCAGTCGATAACACTTACAGCTACAACAAGGCCATCAGTCTGGGAAACGGCTTCGCGGCGTTGCATCCCTCGCTCAAGTTCCTGGCGCCGGTCTATAACGCAGGCGATCTGGCCCTGATCCACCGGGTTGCTTACCCCAAACAATCGCGCTCCCATTTTGATTCGCAAAACTATTGGGAAAACGGAAATCCAAACAACAACCTTTCGAAGGACGGCATCTTCTATCGCACCATCATCGAGTCGGGCCTGGCGAACACCGCGCCGCTGACGGGAATTTCCGTGCAAAGCGCGCTGCCCCTCATCCTGCGCGGTTCGCAGGCGGCCATGACCAACTTGACGAGTCCCACGCGCTACGATCTGCTCGGCATCCCCACCAACACCGGTGACAACAAAGCATTCAACGCCATTGCCGCGGCCAACTACTATCCCTTTGCCGACAAGCGCAACCGGGAACTGCTCGATTTGCAGCACGAGAACATGACGAACACGTTGCGGATTTTCGCCGGCATCGACTTCAGCGACACCGGCAACATCTTCCGGGATGACGTAAAGAGCGACAACGATGTGGACTGGTATCCCGGCACGAGCAACGACGCCCAAGGCTATTACCTCTTTCCGACCTCGGACAACAAGAACGGCGGGTACCGACGACCGGGCTCCCCGGCCACGTTCAACGCCGCCAAACGCGTTGTGCCGCAAAACCAGCAGAACTTTTTCAATAATCTAAAGGCCGCCGCCATGATCCTGAATAAGACCGATGCCATCATCGCCGGCACTGAAATAGGAGGGTTCGACACACACCAGACTCAGGGTGGCGTCACGGGCGCTCACGCCAATCTTCTTCAGGCCGTCGGCTGGTCCATGTATGCGCTGCGAAAATATTTCACGCTCTACGCGGAAAAGGTCAACTGGAACGACGTCGTCGTCGTCACGCTCTCGGAATTCGGGCGCACCGCCGTGGAGAATTCCGACAACGGCACTGACCACGCCGAAGCGGGTGTCATGTACGTCGCCGGCGGCGGCGTCCAAGGCTACGGTCAGGGCAACCCGACCGGTGTTTTCGGATGCCATCCGGGCGAATTTGGCACCGGCGACGTGAAGAATTGGGTCGTCGGCTCGCGCACCAGCTCCTTGAGCACCTGCGACACCATGTACGCCGCCGGGTTTCCTTTGAGCACCAACCCCGTGGCGGCGGGCTACCTCCGCCGTTCCTGTGATTACCGCTCCGTGCTTGGTGAAATCATCCGCAAACATCTCGGCGCAACCCAGAACCAGTTGAACAACATCATTCCGGGTTACGCAAACGCCGGCGAGAACCTGCTCAATGGCGGCACCTCCAGCGTGGATGGCGTTGCCATTCGCGGCGAGGTCGGCATTCTGTAA
- a CDS encoding DUF1800 family protein, with protein MQWLACIQAGLSLTLFAADPPPPAITNLNLSGSQLNLRFPPYPASQAYSILSTTDLGLPLAPNTNFFLAPYITGYTTITNSTTNGPVVITVTNYAYEWRLTNAPAGSGFYRVGVTPLSSNAVLTANVLNRLAYGPTPDELERVNSIGPQAYIDEQLNMDGIPETIDNYTVETTNAIASDPTTNWTFISMTGTLAQTTFYLFTTAPGEAYLDDIELRPFRYMQQITTNVVNGTNVYVTNKVFSYLSTNVLVNGDFESGYSSWTNAGGASGSGVDGSRAHGGSSCLHMVSTTGASSPGSSYVRQGFVNVGYPTTNSWGDAIVLTNVSTDQVVLNYWYLPGPTSSNLRLQLGSGINSTPGGIPPTPTWVYAKATGTANANSRLYIYLNGAGDCYVDDVRLVAGSVAEAGPNLLQNGDFESALAGTWSLSTDFTNSTLNSTVAYSGSSSLHLVATAAGSGNNDSVQQNITPALVNSNTYTVSYWYLPASQSRTLTVKLDGNLLQSTPDVDVGGLYRRLNTARVGLTDYRAWWCLHAVQSQRQLFEILSQFWENHFVTQQSKSADYLGNQGYDSTTAGWLATDWEFREMTKWRNAMLNPNCTFYDLLKISAESPAMIVYLDSVNSKGNGSNIANENYARELLELFTMGVDNGYDQNDIVLMSRAWTGWSVELVDAPNVNNPFAPASITYYPGTNSTAKPNTIGTWAFNFKSANHGTNRGAIFGGKTVPARFGVPWAGTPYQIALPARGAVTNGIQDGYDVITNLANLPFTEEYLSIKLCRLFVHDDFPNPSNDPSNPNYDFYNYAAGSLSPEADLVHQCMLAWEYSAPKGNLRAVLSTIFNSELFRTHTAAAQKVKTPLEYVISSIRALRSVNANGTATATLDSASASSFATPMNRMGQMDLFDRAAPDGYPEVASPWISSGTLVERIRFVQAFLNAGTGDDAGNNVCDPVALLKKKLPSESWGNAGDVADYFLSILYPGEGAGNLLLYRTAAINFLNTADDGTTPSAFTTGLSSYDTRVRGMVSMLMTFQRFQEQ; from the coding sequence GTGCAGTGGTTGGCTTGTATTCAGGCTGGCCTTTCGCTCACGCTTTTCGCCGCCGACCCGCCACCACCGGCCATCACCAATCTGAACCTGAGCGGATCACAGTTGAATCTGCGTTTCCCGCCTTATCCGGCTTCCCAGGCGTATTCCATTCTGAGCACCACCGATTTGGGGTTGCCACTCGCGCCGAACACCAACTTCTTCCTCGCGCCGTACATCACCGGCTATACGACGATCACGAACAGCACGACGAATGGCCCGGTCGTGATCACCGTCACCAACTACGCGTATGAATGGCGGCTTACCAACGCGCCGGCCGGGAGCGGGTTCTACCGGGTGGGCGTCACGCCGTTGAGCAGCAACGCGGTGTTGACGGCCAACGTGCTCAACCGACTCGCTTACGGACCGACGCCGGATGAACTGGAGCGTGTCAACAGCATCGGGCCGCAGGCGTATATCGACGAACAGTTGAACATGGACGGCATCCCGGAGACGATCGACAATTACACGGTTGAAACCACCAACGCCATTGCCTCCGACCCGACCACCAACTGGACCTTCATCAGCATGACCGGGACGCTGGCGCAAACGACTTTTTACCTGTTCACCACCGCCCCGGGCGAGGCGTACCTGGACGATATTGAACTGCGCCCCTTCAGATACATGCAGCAGATCACCACCAACGTGGTGAACGGCACCAACGTTTACGTGACGAACAAGGTTTTCTCCTACCTCAGCACCAACGTGCTCGTGAACGGGGACTTTGAATCCGGCTACAGTTCCTGGACCAACGCGGGCGGGGCCAGCGGTTCGGGAGTTGATGGCAGTCGCGCGCACGGCGGGAGCAGTTGCCTGCACATGGTATCCACCACCGGCGCGAGTTCGCCGGGCAGCAGCTATGTCCGGCAGGGCTTCGTGAACGTAGGCTACCCCACAACCAATTCCTGGGGAGACGCGATTGTGCTGACCAACGTGAGCACCGACCAGGTCGTGTTGAATTACTGGTATCTGCCCGGCCCGACTTCCAGCAACCTGCGCCTGCAACTGGGCAGTGGCATCAACAGCACACCCGGCGGAATTCCACCGACGCCCACGTGGGTCTATGCCAAGGCGACCGGCACCGCCAACGCCAACAGCCGGTTGTACATTTATTTGAACGGCGCGGGCGATTGTTACGTGGACGACGTAAGACTCGTGGCGGGCAGCGTGGCGGAAGCCGGCCCGAATTTGCTCCAAAACGGCGACTTTGAATCTGCGCTCGCGGGCACATGGTCGCTCTCGACTGACTTCACCAACTCGACGCTTAATTCGACGGTTGCTTATTCGGGCAGCAGCAGCCTCCACTTGGTCGCCACGGCCGCGGGCAGCGGCAACAACGATTCGGTTCAGCAGAACATCACGCCCGCGCTGGTCAACAGCAACACCTACACGGTCAGCTATTGGTATCTGCCCGCCTCGCAGAGTCGCACGCTGACCGTGAAGCTCGACGGCAACTTGTTGCAGAGCACGCCCGACGTTGATGTTGGTGGTTTATATCGGCGGCTGAACACGGCCCGGGTGGGGCTCACGGATTATCGGGCGTGGTGGTGTCTCCACGCGGTGCAATCCCAGCGGCAACTTTTTGAAATCCTCTCCCAGTTCTGGGAGAACCACTTCGTCACGCAACAATCCAAAAGCGCAGATTATCTCGGCAATCAGGGCTACGACAGCACGACCGCGGGCTGGCTCGCGACGGATTGGGAGTTCCGTGAGATGACCAAGTGGCGCAACGCGATGCTCAATCCGAACTGCACCTTCTACGACCTGCTCAAGATCAGCGCCGAAAGCCCGGCGATGATCGTGTATCTCGATTCCGTGAACAGCAAGGGCAACGGGAGCAACATCGCGAATGAGAATTACGCCCGCGAACTGCTGGAATTGTTTACGATGGGCGTGGACAATGGCTACGACCAGAATGACATCGTCCTCATGTCGCGCGCGTGGACCGGCTGGTCGGTCGAACTGGTGGATGCGCCCAACGTCAACAACCCCTTCGCCCCCGCCTCGATCACCTATTATCCCGGCACCAACAGCACGGCGAAGCCGAACACCATCGGGACGTGGGCGTTCAACTTCAAATCCGCCAATCACGGCACCAATCGCGGCGCCATCTTCGGCGGCAAGACCGTTCCCGCGCGCTTCGGTGTGCCCTGGGCGGGGACGCCGTATCAAATCGCATTACCGGCGCGCGGCGCGGTCACCAATGGCATTCAAGACGGCTACGATGTGATTACCAACCTGGCCAACCTGCCGTTCACTGAGGAATACCTCAGCATCAAACTTTGCCGCCTGTTTGTTCACGATGATTTTCCCAACCCCAGCAACGACCCCAGCAATCCGAATTACGACTTTTACAACTACGCCGCCGGAAGTCTTTCCCCCGAGGCCGACCTCGTGCATCAGTGCATGCTGGCATGGGAATACAGCGCGCCGAAAGGCAATCTCCGCGCCGTGCTCAGCACCATTTTCAACTCTGAACTGTTCCGCACCCACACTGCGGCCGCGCAAAAGGTAAAGACGCCGCTCGAATACGTGATCAGCAGCATTCGCGCACTACGCTCGGTGAATGCCAATGGCACGGCAACCGCGACCCTTGACAGCGCTTCGGCGTCCTCCTTCGCCACGCCCATGAATCGCATGGGTCAGATGGACCTGTTTGATCGGGCGGCGCCGGACGGTTATCCGGAGGTCGCATCGCCTTGGATCAGTTCCGGCACCCTGGTGGAACGCATTCGCTTCGTCCAGGCGTTTCTCAACGCGGGCACCGGCGACGATGCCGGCAACAATGTTTGCGATCCCGTGGCGTTGCTGAAAAAGAAGTTGCCGTCGGAAAGCTGGGGCAATGCCGGTGACGTGGCGGATTATTTTCTCAGCATCCTGTATCCCGGCGAAGGCGCGGGCAATCTGCTGCTTTATCGCACGGCGGCCATCAATTTCCTGAACACCGCTGATGATGGCACGACCCCCTCTGCGTTCACAACCGGTTTGAGCAGCTACGACACGCGCGTTCGCGGGATGGTGTCAATGTTGATGACCTTTCAACGCTTCCAGGAGCAATAA
- a CDS encoding DNRLRE domain-containing protein, giving the protein MNFCRIFWSRVLVITLSSTSIAGSISLPPVADTTITEKATPPPTTELNVGTTGPTAGSKSGRALLQFDIAANLPSNAIITAAALTVKVTKAPMTAVNSTFDLRKVLVSWSESDATWSNRMAATPWSTNGGGIGVDFSSIISQTNFITGTGLYTFVSNSNLVADVQNWLLNLGSNFGWVVISELQGTNFTERTLASREDTANAPSLAIQFSLPATPPTLTPLPLSTNQFSFSFNVESNRTYAVEFDGAQPATHWTVLTNIAAQAAPATIVVSDLLTGSNRFYRVRTP; this is encoded by the coding sequence ATGAATTTTTGCCGAATCTTCTGGAGCCGCGTGCTTGTCATCACCCTCTCGTCCACCTCCATTGCCGGCAGTATCTCTCTGCCGCCAGTGGCGGACACAACCATCACGGAAAAAGCCACCCCCCCGCCCACCACCGAGCTGAACGTCGGCACGACCGGTCCGACGGCGGGCAGCAAGAGCGGTCGCGCGCTGTTGCAGTTTGACATCGCCGCGAACCTTCCATCGAACGCCATCATCACTGCGGCCGCACTGACGGTAAAAGTCACCAAAGCGCCCATGACCGCGGTGAATTCAACGTTTGATCTGCGCAAGGTGCTGGTGTCGTGGAGCGAGAGCGATGCCACCTGGTCCAACCGGATGGCCGCGACTCCCTGGAGCACCAACGGCGGCGGCATCGGCGTGGATTTCTCCAGCATCATCAGCCAGACGAATTTCATCACCGGCACCGGGCTTTACACTTTTGTTTCAAATTCGAACCTGGTCGCCGACGTTCAGAATTGGCTGCTGAATCTCGGCAGCAACTTCGGCTGGGTCGTGATCAGTGAATTGCAGGGAACGAACTTCACGGAACGCACGCTCGCCTCCCGCGAAGACACCGCGAACGCGCCGTCGCTCGCGATCCAATTCAGCCTTCCGGCGACCCCGCCGACGCTGACACCGCTGCCGCTCTCGACGAATCAGTTCAGTTTCAGTTTCAACGTGGAATCAAATCGGACCTACGCCGTCGAGTTCGATGGCGCACAGCCCGCGACCCACTGGACGGTGTTGACGAACATTGCCGCTCAAGCCGCGCCCGCAACAATCGTCGTATCGGACCTGCTCACGGGCAGCAACCGTTTCTACCGGGTGCGCACACCTTGA
- a CDS encoding MFS transporter → MIANSVDTLNPPAAKPDFPPGLNNVFAFQAFNGLSFQMVLSSPMVLYAKTLGASATVLGIITGMTALLVIFQIPATQYVPRVGYKRFVLAGWGMRVTFIFGMVLVPLTGSFLNPTTRLSLMLLLLFVFNLSRGISSCAWLPWITSLLPASIRGSYLAREAACINVASFGAFLLAALALGQNSQPWQFAVLFLFSAVMGVMSLVFLKRVPEGDTPEQVRTSTTPVPWREIIGYAPFQKLLRMNVAWSIALGGLTTFIVAFLKTEVALPERSVMLVTSISFLGGLSSLWFLGSRIDLLGSKPVITFSLLTWLLILTGWALIAAHVFPASWPLLMGLQFLMGLAMALVNQSNTRLAMGTIPVMGRSHFFALYSVIASLTLGLAPIFWGMFIDALQPLHSDWHGFEWNRFSLFFAAVGVMFLVTLALCRRLDEPQARTMEDLLRDVLEQSPLRFWLRLWPRG, encoded by the coding sequence ATGATCGCGAACTCTGTCGATACCCTGAACCCACCGGCCGCCAAGCCCGACTTTCCACCGGGGCTGAATAACGTTTTCGCATTTCAAGCCTTCAACGGGCTTTCGTTTCAAATGGTCTTGAGCAGTCCGATGGTGCTCTACGCGAAGACTCTTGGTGCGAGCGCCACGGTGCTCGGCATCATCACCGGGATGACGGCGCTGCTGGTGATCTTTCAGATTCCAGCGACGCAATACGTTCCACGCGTCGGCTACAAACGATTCGTCCTCGCTGGCTGGGGCATGCGCGTCACGTTCATCTTCGGCATGGTGCTGGTGCCACTGACGGGAAGTTTTCTCAATCCCACCACGCGGCTCTCGTTGATGCTGCTGTTGCTGTTCGTTTTCAATCTGTCGCGCGGTATTTCCAGTTGCGCGTGGCTGCCGTGGATCACCTCGCTGCTGCCTGCGTCCATTCGCGGCAGCTACCTGGCGCGGGAGGCGGCGTGTATCAACGTCGCGAGCTTCGGCGCCTTTTTGCTCGCGGCCTTGGCATTGGGACAAAATTCTCAGCCGTGGCAATTTGCCGTGCTGTTTCTGTTCAGCGCCGTCATGGGCGTGATGAGTCTGGTCTTCCTCAAACGCGTGCCCGAAGGCGACACGCCGGAACAGGTGCGCACTTCCACCACGCCCGTGCCCTGGCGCGAAATCATCGGTTATGCGCCCTTTCAAAAACTGTTGCGCATGAATGTGGCGTGGTCGATCGCTTTGGGCGGCTTGACCACGTTCATCGTGGCGTTTTTGAAAACCGAAGTCGCCCTGCCGGAAAGGAGCGTCATGTTGGTCACCTCGATTTCCTTTTTGGGCGGCTTGAGCAGCTTGTGGTTTCTGGGATCGCGGATTGATCTGCTCGGCAGCAAACCGGTCATCACGTTTTCGCTGCTCACCTGGCTGTTGATATTGACGGGATGGGCGCTGATCGCCGCGCATGTTTTTCCGGCGAGCTGGCCGCTGCTCATGGGTTTGCAATTCTTGATGGGCCTGGCCATGGCGCTGGTCAACCAGTCCAATACCCGGCTTGCCATGGGCACGATCCCGGTGATGGGCCGCAGTCATTTCTTCGCGCTCTATTCGGTCATCGCCAGTCTGACGCTGGGGCTGGCGCCGATCTTCTGGGGCATGTTCATCGACGCGCTGCAACCGTTGCACTCCGACTGGCACGGTTTCGAATGGAACCGCTTCAGCCTCTTCTTCGCCGCGGTCGGGGTGATGTTTTTGGTGACCCTCGCCCTCTGCCGCCGTCTGGACGAACCGCAAGCGCGCACCATGGAAGACTTGCTGCGCGACGTGCTGGAACAATCCCCGTTGCGTTTCTGGCTCCGCTTATGGCCGAGAGGCTAA
- a CDS encoding PIN domain-containing protein has translation MPFMLDTTAFSDLMREHPRLQARLAALPATEQISLCPVVRGEILHGLARLPSGQRKQDLETKAARLFAAISCEPITESVGNHYAEVKLARQKKGLALDENDLWIAACAREAGATLLTRDTDFRQIDGLNVEDWSR, from the coding sequence ATGCCTTTCATGCTGGACACCACTGCGTTCAGCGATTTGATGCGGGAACATCCCAGGCTGCAAGCCCGGCTGGCCGCACTGCCTGCCACCGAGCAAATCAGTCTTTGTCCAGTGGTTCGAGGTGAAATTCTCCACGGCCTTGCACGGTTGCCAAGTGGTCAGCGGAAGCAGGATCTGGAAACCAAAGCCGCCAGACTGTTCGCTGCGATTTCTTGCGAGCCGATTACCGAGTCAGTCGGAAATCACTATGCCGAGGTCAAGCTCGCCCGCCAAAAGAAAGGGCTGGCCTTGGATGAAAACGACCTGTGGATCGCTGCTTGTGCGCGCGAAGCCGGGGCGACACTCCTTACCCGTGACACGGATTTCCGCCAGATTGATGGATTGAATGTCGAGGACTGGAGCCGGTAA